One genomic region from Jiangella sp. DSM 45060 encodes:
- a CDS encoding amidohydrolase family protein: MGLASRDPPTRSRGEAGRIGEVTTTLYRNGRIHSPADPFATAMLVVDDTVAWVGAEGAARTHVDAADEVVDLEDALVAPAFVDAHVHLTETGLARDGLDLTGIAGRTALLDLVAQRAKERPGEAILGFGWEEDGWPDGGAPTPGELDRASSDTPVYLARRDVHTAAVSGTLLAADRSIARADGYDDGLVRRDAHHRARQAARSAVPAGRMAELREQALRHAASLGIGAVHEIGAPHISDPADFTAVLALGATPGLPDVIGYWGATAVGEAQALGAAGAAGDLNLDGSIGSRSARLSAPYADAPGERGRAYLDLPAATEHVVACTRAGIQAGFHCIGDEAVRTAVEAIAAAAEVCGLAAVVGSRHRLEHVEMIDDLLIAELARLGVAASVQPAFDALWGGPDGLYVERLGPDRGVALNPFAAMARAGVLLAFGSDSPVTPLAGWETVRAASQHRTPSQRISARAAFSAATRGGWRAARVEDAGVLAPGMLASFAVWEVPYELVVQAPDERVAAWSTDPRAGVPGLPDLSPDAPLPRCLRTVVRGRTAYTWA; this comes from the coding sequence ATGGGGCTAGCCTCTCGCGACCCACCGACAAGGTCGCGCGGGGAGGCAGGGAGAATCGGCGAGGTGACGACGACGCTCTACCGCAACGGCCGCATCCACAGCCCCGCCGACCCGTTCGCCACTGCGATGCTGGTGGTGGACGACACCGTCGCCTGGGTGGGCGCCGAGGGCGCCGCGCGCACCCACGTCGACGCGGCCGACGAGGTCGTCGATCTGGAGGACGCGCTGGTGGCGCCCGCGTTCGTCGACGCGCACGTGCACCTGACGGAGACCGGCCTGGCCCGTGACGGGCTCGACCTGACGGGCATCGCGGGGCGGACGGCCCTCCTGGACCTGGTGGCCCAGCGGGCGAAGGAGCGCCCGGGGGAGGCGATCCTCGGCTTCGGCTGGGAGGAGGACGGCTGGCCCGACGGCGGCGCGCCCACCCCCGGCGAGCTCGACCGCGCGAGCAGCGACACACCCGTCTACCTCGCCCGCCGCGACGTCCACACGGCCGCGGTCTCCGGCACGCTGCTGGCAGCCGACCGCTCCATCGCCCGCGCCGACGGCTACGACGACGGCCTGGTCCGCCGCGACGCCCATCACCGGGCCCGCCAGGCCGCCCGGTCCGCCGTCCCCGCGGGGCGGATGGCGGAGCTGCGCGAGCAGGCGCTGCGCCACGCCGCGTCGCTGGGCATCGGCGCCGTCCACGAGATCGGCGCACCGCACATCAGCGACCCCGCCGACTTCACCGCCGTCCTCGCTCTCGGCGCCACACCCGGCCTGCCGGACGTCATCGGCTACTGGGGCGCGACGGCGGTCGGCGAGGCGCAGGCGCTCGGCGCGGCGGGCGCGGCCGGCGACCTCAACCTGGACGGCTCCATCGGCTCGCGCAGCGCCAGGCTCTCGGCGCCCTACGCCGACGCGCCGGGGGAGCGCGGCCGCGCCTACCTCGACCTGCCGGCCGCCACGGAGCACGTCGTCGCCTGTACCCGGGCCGGCATCCAGGCCGGGTTCCACTGCATCGGCGACGAAGCGGTCCGGACCGCCGTCGAGGCCATCGCGGCCGCCGCGGAGGTGTGCGGCCTGGCCGCCGTCGTCGGATCGCGGCACCGGCTGGAGCACGTCGAGATGATCGACGACCTGCTGATCGCCGAGCTGGCCCGCCTCGGCGTCGCCGCCAGCGTGCAGCCCGCGTTCGACGCGCTCTGGGGCGGCCCCGACGGCCTGTACGTCGAGCGGCTCGGCCCCGACCGCGGCGTCGCGCTGAACCCGTTCGCCGCCATGGCCCGGGCCGGCGTCCTGCTCGCGTTCGGTTCCGACTCGCCGGTGACGCCGCTGGCCGGCTGGGAGACCGTGCGCGCGGCGTCGCAGCACCGGACGCCCTCGCAGCGCATCAGCGCCCGCGCGGCGTTCTCGGCCGCGACGAGGGGCGGCTGGCGGGCCGCGCGGGTCGAGGACGCCGGTGTGCTGGCGCCCGGCATGCTCGCGTCATTCGCCGTCTGGGAGGTCCCGTACGAGCTGGTCGTCCAGGCGCCGGACGAGCGGGTCGCGGCGTGGTCGACGGACCCGCGGGCCGGCGTGCCGGGGCTGCCGGACCTCTCGCCGGACGCGCCGCTGCCGCGCTGCCTGCGCACGGTCGTCCGCGGCCGGACGGCATACACCTGGGCGTGA
- a CDS encoding SRPBCC family protein encodes MQIDNEFTVGVPVERAWEVLTDLEGIAPCMPGAQLTGRDGDVYKGKVRIKVGPVVSEYAGTATFVEKDDAAHRAVISASGRDSRGAGNASAQIVAQLRPDGASTVVSVDTDLRISGKIAQLGRGMIKEVSTKLLGQFVECLEGKLGAATESPAAEPAGGPIAEPAAEPVEPVEPLAASTPPESMTEPAGEPVTEPAEEPATQPEPRPGPRAAEPEPLDIMDVAGGSIARRAVPLVLVLIVLVGLVLYWASR; translated from the coding sequence ATGCAGATCGACAACGAGTTCACCGTGGGCGTTCCCGTCGAGCGCGCCTGGGAGGTCCTCACCGACCTCGAGGGCATCGCGCCGTGCATGCCGGGCGCCCAGCTGACCGGTCGCGACGGCGACGTGTACAAGGGCAAGGTACGGATCAAGGTCGGACCGGTCGTGTCCGAGTACGCCGGCACCGCCACGTTCGTCGAGAAGGACGACGCCGCCCACCGCGCCGTCATCAGCGCCTCCGGCCGCGACTCCCGCGGCGCCGGCAACGCCTCCGCCCAGATCGTCGCCCAGCTCCGTCCGGACGGCGCGTCGACGGTCGTCAGCGTCGACACGGACCTACGCATCAGCGGGAAGATCGCCCAGCTGGGCCGCGGCATGATCAAGGAGGTGTCGACGAAACTGCTCGGGCAGTTCGTCGAGTGCCTGGAGGGGAAGCTGGGCGCCGCGACGGAGTCCCCGGCGGCCGAGCCGGCGGGCGGGCCCATCGCCGAGCCGGCAGCCGAGCCCGTCGAGCCAGTCGAGCCCCTGGCCGCGTCGACGCCTCCGGAATCGATGACGGAGCCGGCCGGCGAGCCGGTCACGGAACCGGCGGAGGAGCCTGCGACGCAGCCGGAGCCGCGGCCCGGCCCGCGAGCGGCGGAACCGGAGCCGTTGGACATCATGGACGTCGCCGGCGGCTCGATCGCACGGCGGGCGGTGCCGCTGGTGCTCGTCCTCATCGTGCTGGTCGGTCTGGTGCTCTACTGGGCCAGCCGCTGA